A region of Beijerinckia sp. 28-YEA-48 DNA encodes the following proteins:
- a CDS encoding autotransporter outer membrane beta-barrel domain-containing protein produces MHALILIASSNAHAQSCSPPAPGQIAANGCAAIVPGGTFSTTVITTPVFLTQNGGSITATAPVTLSSTGDLSFGAQALTGATIVLNGGSVITNGAGGNKGTPALRANGAGSSITATNVALSTNGGGSYVVISENNAAITLHGGTVDAFNTAVHAAGLNTVGSGTTVGGGATITADQGLVIRATDVGAFATGGTINLDTVTITERVAAAANTSGLRADTNSALATSPGLINANNVTITMTGNASSGVLAVGGGKVVLTNSSISTTGTSGFGMSAAQIAPTFPGILPVIDATNVTVTTSGIAGHGAFAYNGAIINLNTVDIRTSGDTAYGLSSEGFLFSGPPILTVLNGTNVTVHTTGPNAYGAVTNESAFMNLTDSTISATGANAGGVFVGDTGSVTTLLRTTVTSAQFDGGRAADSGHLFVTDSSITGARHGIRSNGGTAADPNIVSVSGGVLTAVSGDAFNAHDTFSKIDVRNGTMISNGSGNLLNVISNDPATLISNVDFTTANIVASGNIIADATSIANVAITASSKITGIELNTFTTVDASSTWIMNGNSDIHSLTLAGLVDYTPPTGDSTLLASYKTLTTQNYIGQGGTLGLNTFLGDDSAPSDRLVINGGTATGNSFLRITNTTGPGALTIANGILVVDTINGGTTVPGAFSLSRPVVAGPFEYRLYRSSVDASNPQAWYLRSTLDCSLAPNASVCPPTPPGPNPPSPPIPNLRIETSLYAAIPAMALLYGRTLLDTLHERVGEEEPLTVAPLFEEREVWCKNPEKNYRCVVSLPVKQGSSGGGAAGGRYLTSSWGRIIGMRGERDGASNGIFGAGPRYSYDFFGVQIGQDIYRRQDKDGARDYAGLYVVYGEAKGRVTHFDGQRGRSDFTGYTLGAYWTHFGASGWYLDGVAQVTRYDVISTANRGLRSLNTNGVGFAASLEGGYPFRFSNGYFIEPQAQLVYQKINLNGASDGAAMVRFSDVDSLAGRIGVRLGRTWALDNGPAPRLITAWLRPNLWHEFRGDPKTEFSSATGFIPFRADLGGTWFEINAGISGQLNKNVSVYANASYETRFTGSSSAYNGKLGVRVNW; encoded by the coding sequence ATGCACGCGCTCATCTTGATCGCATCGAGCAACGCCCATGCCCAATCTTGTTCGCCACCGGCGCCCGGCCAGATCGCCGCCAACGGGTGCGCCGCCATTGTGCCTGGCGGGACCTTCTCCACTACCGTGATCACAACGCCGGTGTTCCTCACGCAGAATGGGGGCTCGATCACCGCAACGGCGCCTGTGACGCTGAGCTCTACCGGCGACCTCTCCTTCGGCGCGCAGGCGCTGACCGGGGCCACGATCGTTTTGAACGGCGGATCCGTCATCACGAACGGCGCCGGCGGCAACAAGGGAACGCCGGCCCTGCGCGCCAACGGCGCGGGATCGTCCATCACTGCGACCAACGTGGCGCTGAGTACGAACGGCGGTGGCTCATACGTCGTGATCTCCGAAAACAACGCGGCGATCACGCTCCATGGCGGCACGGTCGATGCGTTCAATACGGCCGTTCACGCCGCCGGCCTGAACACCGTCGGCAGCGGAACCACCGTTGGCGGCGGAGCAACCATCACGGCCGATCAGGGGCTGGTGATCCGCGCCACTGATGTCGGCGCCTTTGCGACGGGCGGCACAATCAATCTCGACACAGTCACGATCACGGAGCGGGTTGCCGCCGCCGCAAACACATCAGGGCTTCGCGCCGACACCAACTCAGCGCTGGCGACATCGCCCGGCCTCATCAACGCCAATAACGTCACCATCACGATGACCGGCAACGCGTCGTCAGGCGTGCTGGCTGTCGGCGGCGGCAAGGTTGTATTGACCAACAGCTCGATCTCGACCACGGGGACGTCGGGTTTCGGGATGTCCGCGGCACAGATCGCGCCGACGTTTCCTGGCATTTTGCCCGTCATCGATGCAACCAATGTCACCGTGACGACGTCGGGAATTGCCGGGCATGGTGCGTTCGCATACAACGGCGCGATCATCAATCTCAACACCGTCGACATCCGCACCTCGGGCGACACCGCCTACGGATTGAGCTCAGAAGGTTTCTTATTTTCGGGACCGCCGATCCTGACCGTACTCAACGGGACCAACGTCACGGTTCACACCACCGGACCGAACGCTTATGGCGCGGTCACCAACGAATCCGCCTTTATGAACCTGACCGACAGCACGATCTCTGCGACAGGCGCGAACGCCGGCGGCGTTTTCGTCGGCGACACGGGGTCGGTCACAACGCTGCTGCGCACTACGGTCACGAGCGCCCAATTCGACGGCGGACGCGCGGCCGATTCCGGGCATCTCTTCGTCACCGACAGCTCGATTACTGGCGCGCGTCACGGCATCCGCTCGAATGGTGGCACGGCTGCCGATCCCAACATTGTTTCGGTCTCTGGCGGCGTTCTGACCGCCGTCAGCGGCGACGCCTTCAATGCACATGACACGTTCTCGAAAATCGATGTGCGAAATGGAACGATGATCTCGAACGGCAGCGGAAACCTGCTGAACGTGATCAGTAATGACCCAGCGACCCTCATCAGCAACGTGGACTTCACGACCGCAAACATCGTGGCGAGCGGCAACATCATCGCCGATGCCACGAGCATCGCCAACGTCGCCATCACAGCGAGCAGCAAGATCACCGGAATCGAGCTGAACACGTTCACGACCGTCGACGCCAGCAGCACCTGGATCATGAATGGCAATTCGGATATCCATTCGCTGACGCTCGCCGGTCTCGTCGACTATACGCCACCGACCGGCGATTCGACGCTGCTGGCGAGCTACAAGACGCTGACGACGCAGAACTACATCGGCCAAGGCGGCACGCTGGGACTCAATACGTTCTTGGGCGACGACAGCGCGCCATCGGATCGGCTCGTCATCAACGGTGGAACGGCGACGGGCAATTCATTCCTGCGCATCACGAATACCACCGGCCCCGGCGCACTGACGATCGCCAACGGCATCCTCGTGGTCGACACGATCAATGGCGGCACGACGGTTCCTGGCGCGTTCTCACTCAGCCGTCCCGTCGTCGCGGGGCCGTTCGAATATAGGCTCTATCGTTCGAGCGTCGACGCCAGCAATCCGCAGGCCTGGTACCTCCGCTCGACGCTCGACTGCTCGCTGGCGCCGAACGCATCGGTCTGTCCGCCGACACCGCCCGGCCCGAATCCGCCCAGTCCGCCGATTCCCAACTTGCGCATCGAGACCTCGCTTTACGCCGCGATCCCCGCCATGGCGCTGCTCTATGGCCGCACGCTGCTCGACACGCTGCATGAGCGCGTCGGCGAGGAGGAGCCGCTTACGGTCGCACCGCTCTTCGAGGAGCGCGAAGTCTGGTGCAAGAACCCGGAGAAGAACTATCGCTGCGTCGTTAGCCTGCCTGTCAAGCAGGGTTCCTCGGGCGGAGGCGCGGCGGGAGGCCGCTACTTGACCTCAAGCTGGGGCCGTATCATCGGCATGCGTGGGGAACGCGACGGCGCGAGCAACGGAATCTTCGGCGCGGGGCCGCGTTATTCCTATGATTTCTTTGGCGTGCAGATCGGTCAGGACATCTACCGCCGCCAAGACAAGGACGGCGCGCGCGATTACGCCGGCCTTTATGTCGTCTATGGCGAGGCCAAAGGCCGCGTCACCCATTTCGACGGCCAGCGCGGCCGCAGTGATTTCACCGGCTACACGCTCGGTGCCTACTGGACTCATTTCGGCGCGTCCGGCTGGTATCTCGACGGCGTCGCGCAGGTGACACGGTACGACGTGATCAGCACCGCCAACCGCGGCCTGCGCTCGCTCAACACCAATGGCGTCGGCTTCGCCGCCTCGCTCGAAGGCGGTTATCCCTTCCGCTTCTCCAACGGTTATTTCATCGAGCCGCAAGCGCAACTAGTCTATCAAAAGATCAATCTCAACGGCGCCAGCGACGGTGCGGCGATGGTGCGCTTCAGCGATGTCGATTCGCTCGCCGGGCGCATCGGCGTGCGCTTGGGCCGCACCTGGGCACTGGATAACGGACCGGCGCCGCGGCTGATCACGGCTTGGCTGCGACCGAACCTGTGGCATGAGTTCCGCGGCGATCCCAAAACGGAATTCTCCTCGGCGACCGGCTTCATTCCGTTCCGGGCCGATCTCGGTGGCACTTGGTTCGAGATCAACGCCGGCATCAGCGGCCAATTGAACAAGAATGTCTCGGTCTATGCCAACGCCTCCTATGAGACGCGTTTCACCGGCAGCTCTAGCGCCTATAACGGTAAGCTCGGCGTTCGGGTGAATTGGTAG
- a CDS encoding Arm DNA-binding domain-containing protein gives MPKIKITKTVVDAAGAKNHDYEPRDTMIPGFLVKITPAGRKTFMVAYVASNGQRRKPAIGPYGEIIVGPAARLPQPA, from the coding sequence ATGCCGAAAATCAAGATCACTAAGACGGTTGTTGACGCCGCCGGCGCGAAGAACCACGATTACGAACCCCGCGATACGATGATACCGGGCTTTCTCGTGAAGATCACACCAGCAGGCCGAAAAACGTTCATGGTCGCTTATGTCGCCAGCAATGGTCAGCGGCGCAAGCCAGCCATCGGTCCCTATGGAGAGATCATCGTCGGGCCGGCCGCGCGTTTGCCGCAGCCGGCTTGA
- a CDS encoding DUF1254 domain-containing protein, whose translation MNRFVCAAFALLFVMVPALAQPLSSEDLARRNVQRRAVEAVIWGMPAVNFDLMFQAMLKAGGKENQIVYWSRLLDWKNQTLTPNPSTIYFMPFINTKVAGPMVLELPAAKGGSVTGTITDAWQNALEDVGPAGADKGKGGKYLILPPGYSGKVPPGYIVLRAATYMTGPLLRSNVTGGSAADIANAVAYGKRIKLYPLSRAATPPATTFVDAIDTLFDSTIPYDIRLFETLDRFVQREPWLDRDKAMIDQLKSVGIEQGKPFNPDADKRKALEQAVEEAKGLLDVRYEALFTPYYPGGRWALPVAPDVVEGLANNFSKPGVYPVDDRGAFYSFAYSSVKHLGSGQFYLVTIKDKAGEQFNGAETYRLTIPANVPVSLYWSATAYDRGTHALIKNVSRTSRGSNVPDVQKNSDGSVDLYFGPKAPAGKELNWVPTDPQRGFEVMMRFYGPRKPLFDKSWRLPDIEKLAAQ comes from the coding sequence TTGAATAGATTTGTTTGCGCTGCATTCGCTCTGCTTTTTGTGATGGTCCCGGCGTTGGCTCAGCCTTTGTCGTCGGAAGACCTCGCTCGCAGGAACGTCCAGCGGCGCGCTGTCGAGGCCGTCATCTGGGGCATGCCGGCTGTTAATTTCGACTTGATGTTCCAGGCCATGCTCAAAGCGGGCGGAAAGGAAAACCAGATCGTCTATTGGTCGCGCCTGCTGGACTGGAAGAACCAGACACTTACCCCGAATCCGAGCACGATCTACTTTATGCCCTTCATCAACACCAAGGTGGCGGGGCCGATGGTGCTGGAACTACCGGCGGCCAAGGGTGGCTCGGTCACAGGGACTATAACGGACGCCTGGCAGAATGCTCTTGAAGACGTTGGCCCAGCCGGCGCCGATAAAGGGAAGGGAGGAAAATATCTCATTCTTCCGCCAGGCTACAGCGGCAAGGTACCGCCGGGCTACATTGTGCTCCGCGCGGCCACCTACATGACGGGTCCCTTGCTTCGCTCCAACGTCACAGGCGGGAGTGCCGCCGACATCGCGAATGCGGTCGCTTATGGCAAGCGGATCAAGCTCTATCCGCTCTCGCGCGCTGCGACTCCGCCAGCGACGACATTTGTCGACGCGATCGATACTCTTTTCGACAGTACGATCCCCTACGACATTCGCTTGTTCGAAACGCTGGATCGTTTCGTGCAGAGAGAGCCGTGGCTGGATCGGGACAAGGCGATGATCGACCAGCTTAAATCGGTCGGCATCGAACAAGGCAAACCGTTCAATCCAGATGCAGATAAGCGGAAAGCTTTGGAACAAGCGGTGGAGGAAGCGAAAGGCTTGCTCGACGTTCGCTACGAAGCTCTCTTCACACCTTATTATCCAGGTGGTCGATGGGCGCTGCCCGTTGCCCCGGATGTGGTCGAGGGGCTCGCAAATAATTTTTCGAAGCCTGGCGTTTATCCGGTCGATGATCGCGGTGCGTTCTATTCCTTTGCTTACTCCAGTGTGAAGCACCTCGGATCGGGGCAGTTCTATCTTGTGACGATCAAGGACAAAGCTGGCGAGCAATTCAACGGCGCAGAGACCTACCGTTTGACTATACCCGCTAACGTTCCGGTCTCCCTTTATTGGTCGGCAACGGCTTATGACCGGGGAACTCATGCCTTGATCAAGAATGTTTCGCGTACGAGCCGTGGATCGAACGTTCCGGACGTTCAAAAGAACTCGGATGGCTCGGTCGATCTTTACTTTGGGCCGAAAGCCCCTGCAGGCAAAGAACTGAACTGGGTGCCGACAGATCCACAGCGTGGCTTTGAGGTGATGATGAGATTCTATGGACCGAGAAAGCCGCTATTCGACAAGAGTTGGCGATTGCCAGATATCGAAAAGCTCGCGGCGCAATGA
- a CDS encoding transporter substrate-binding domain-containing protein yields MVSNKQGWHCPDNPSGDNQLIAFATELDGKTMQRGVTISLWSAILFRGLTIPALLALSLPMAPGHAAAQPLSANLGLPLVKPWLGDFDAMRERRIIRILVPYSKTLFFIDRGRQLGVSAELGRRFEDWLNKRYKTGPFRIQVAFVPTRRDQILPALKTGLGDIAAANLTVTAERQAQVAFAPSWSDKISEIVVTGPASPQLTTLDDLAGRDVPVRLSSSYATHLEKLNQDFTARALQPLRVVPLEENLEDEDILTMVNAGLLPFAIVDSHKAEIWATILDNLKVRSDLAIASEQSIAWAFRQNSPQLASILAAFVAEHKVGTKIGNDIKQRYFKDDKLLKNSNSADAAQRFAELEPFFRAHAGTYNFDWLMLTAQGFQESQLDQHRRSPRGAVGIMQLLPSTAADKTIAISGIETDAGRNIQAGAAYLRYLIATYIKDANLPDREKMLFAFAAYNAGPGNLKKFRSAAKAQGLDPNLWFDNVEHAAARTVGRETVDYVSNIYKYYVSYRLLPPSPSVCTMEEAEPSSPLNSLSDAAKTRTCRARQ; encoded by the coding sequence TTGGTTTCAAATAAGCAGGGATGGCATTGCCCTGATAATCCATCAGGCGACAACCAGTTGATCGCTTTCGCTACAGAGCTGGATGGAAAAACTATGCAGCGCGGTGTCACGATCTCGCTATGGAGTGCCATCCTCTTCAGAGGACTGACGATCCCCGCGCTTCTCGCATTGTCTCTTCCGATGGCGCCGGGGCACGCAGCTGCGCAGCCTTTGTCCGCAAACCTTGGCCTACCTTTGGTCAAGCCCTGGCTGGGCGATTTCGATGCCATGCGGGAGCGACGCATCATTCGTATTCTTGTCCCCTACAGTAAGACGCTCTTTTTTATTGACCGTGGCCGCCAGCTTGGTGTGAGCGCGGAACTTGGTCGCCGCTTTGAAGACTGGCTTAATAAACGTTACAAGACAGGGCCATTTCGCATCCAAGTCGCCTTTGTTCCAACGCGGCGGGACCAGATACTGCCGGCACTCAAGACCGGTCTCGGTGACATCGCGGCGGCCAATCTGACCGTGACAGCCGAGCGGCAAGCACAAGTGGCGTTTGCGCCTTCCTGGTCCGATAAGATCAGTGAGATCGTTGTGACAGGGCCAGCGAGCCCGCAACTAACGACGCTCGATGACCTCGCCGGACGAGATGTGCCTGTTCGCCTTTCGAGCAGCTACGCCACCCATCTCGAGAAACTAAACCAGGATTTCACAGCGCGGGCCCTTCAGCCGCTGCGCGTCGTCCCTCTTGAGGAAAATTTGGAGGACGAGGATATTTTGACGATGGTCAACGCCGGCCTGCTGCCCTTCGCCATCGTCGACAGCCACAAGGCGGAAATTTGGGCCACCATTCTCGACAATCTCAAAGTTCGTTCCGACCTCGCGATTGCCAGCGAGCAATCCATCGCTTGGGCCTTCCGTCAAAATAGTCCGCAACTTGCGTCCATTCTCGCGGCATTCGTCGCCGAACATAAGGTCGGCACGAAAATAGGCAACGATATCAAGCAACGTTACTTCAAAGACGACAAGCTGCTGAAGAACAGCAATTCAGCCGACGCGGCCCAGCGCTTTGCCGAACTTGAACCTTTCTTTCGCGCCCATGCCGGCACCTATAACTTCGACTGGTTGATGCTGACGGCACAGGGATTTCAAGAATCGCAGCTCGATCAGCACCGCCGCAGCCCTCGCGGCGCGGTTGGAATCATGCAGCTGCTGCCATCGACCGCGGCGGACAAGACGATCGCGATCTCCGGCATTGAAACGGACGCGGGCAGGAACATCCAGGCGGGCGCGGCCTATCTGCGATATCTTATCGCCACCTATATCAAAGACGCCAACCTGCCGGATCGAGAAAAGATGCTCTTTGCATTTGCCGCCTATAATGCGGGTCCCGGCAACCTCAAAAAATTTAGGAGCGCGGCAAAAGCCCAAGGCCTCGACCCCAATCTTTGGTTCGACAATGTCGAACATGCGGCAGCGCGGACTGTTGGGCGCGAAACGGTCGACTACGTGTCCAATATTTACAAATATTACGTCAGCTATCGCCTCCTTCCTCCCTCTCCCAGCGTGTGCACGATGGAAGAAGCCGAACCATCTTCGCCACTCAACTCATTATCAGATGCAGCGAAGACCCGCACTTGCCGGGCCAGGCAGTAG
- a CDS encoding BatD family protein — MAQTSATAPLVRASITPSENIVIGQPVLLHVEVLFPGEMPRPPLVKIAETSGAQIMRFETQAITIRDRIESQDYVGQRFEFIVFPRRGGDIDLPAADVTLLDRAGDPIGAAKGQPLRFAVTVPAGIDPSGPVLAAPSVSVSQTWSPDPASTPFKAGGAITRTIQRQAADVPALGMVEFHVTAPAGVRAYVDPPLVNDTINRGAVKGSRTDKITYVFEKAGTYVLPALSQPWWDTKERQARSETLPGVTIAVAAIAVPWQSKWRALLRDWPAIAIALSIGILLLVLWVRFWPRLATAGRQRRERYLNSETCARKALRKAAKTGDAAATYRALQIWLARLSSDARRDLAQNAPLLSLIDQLERSLFAQAGAWPGQCGKELAALVTRAGRGKTAKKDIHASPLPALNPPSR; from the coding sequence GTGGCGCAGACCTCCGCCACGGCGCCACTTGTCCGCGCCTCGATCACCCCATCCGAAAACATCGTCATCGGCCAGCCGGTCCTGCTCCATGTCGAGGTCCTGTTTCCCGGCGAAATGCCGAGACCGCCTTTGGTCAAGATCGCCGAGACCTCCGGCGCCCAGATCATGCGGTTCGAAACGCAGGCGATCACCATTCGCGATCGCATCGAAAGTCAGGATTATGTTGGCCAGCGTTTCGAGTTCATCGTCTTCCCAAGGCGCGGTGGCGATATCGACCTTCCCGCAGCCGACGTGACGCTGCTCGATCGCGCCGGCGACCCGATCGGGGCGGCCAAGGGACAGCCGCTACGGTTTGCGGTCACAGTGCCGGCCGGGATCGATCCGTCCGGGCCGGTCCTGGCCGCCCCAAGCGTCAGCGTAAGCCAAACCTGGTCGCCCGACCCAGCTTCGACGCCCTTCAAAGCCGGCGGCGCGATCACCCGCACCATTCAACGACAGGCCGCGGATGTGCCTGCTCTCGGCATGGTCGAGTTCCACGTCACCGCACCAGCGGGCGTTCGCGCCTATGTCGACCCGCCCCTCGTCAACGACACCATCAATCGCGGCGCGGTAAAAGGCTCTCGCACCGACAAGATCACATATGTCTTCGAGAAGGCCGGCACCTACGTTCTGCCAGCCTTGTCGCAACCCTGGTGGGACACCAAGGAGCGACAGGCGCGTTCCGAAACATTGCCGGGTGTGACGATTGCTGTCGCGGCGATCGCCGTACCATGGCAGTCGAAATGGCGCGCCCTGCTCAGGGATTGGCCGGCCATTGCCATCGCCCTGTCTATCGGCATCCTGTTGCTTGTGCTCTGGGTCCGCTTCTGGCCGCGATTGGCAACGGCCGGGCGCCAACGTCGCGAACGTTATCTGAACTCGGAGACATGCGCCCGCAAAGCCTTACGCAAGGCGGCCAAAACCGGTGACGCCGCCGCGACCTATCGCGCACTCCAGATCTGGTTGGCGCGTTTATCCTCTGACGCCAGACGAGACCTCGCGCAGAATGCGCCTCTGCTGTCCCTGATCGATCAACTCGAACGCAGCCTGTTCGCTCAAGCCGGCGCGTGGCCGGGCCAATGCGGAAAGGAACTGGCGGCGCTCGTAACCCGCGCCGGCCGCGGCAAAACGGCGAAAAAGGATATTCACGCCTCGCCACTGCCAGCGCTCAATCCGCCCTCCCGATAG
- a CDS encoding tetratricopeptide repeat protein, translating to MSRAGTKNWLPYLAVALAAAVALVVTAQHLGWRNLFLTPDQRGRILLDRNQPAAAAEAFRDPLWRGTALYRAGDFKAAAQAFAASDTADSAYNQGNALVMLGQYEEAVKRYDRALALHPGWTDAVTNREIARIRGERKKAEGGVNDDTESKPDEIVFDKTKKGGEDTTLQEPGQPMSDEAVRALWLKQVQTRPADFLRVKFSYQLQSAAERNSP from the coding sequence ATGAGCCGCGCCGGCACAAAGAATTGGCTGCCCTACCTAGCCGTCGCTCTCGCCGCCGCCGTGGCCCTCGTCGTTACGGCGCAGCATCTGGGTTGGCGTAACCTGTTCCTGACGCCAGACCAGCGCGGGCGCATCTTGCTCGACCGCAACCAGCCGGCGGCGGCAGCCGAGGCCTTTCGTGACCCGCTTTGGCGCGGCACCGCGCTATACAGGGCCGGAGACTTCAAGGCGGCAGCGCAGGCCTTTGCCGCCAGCGACACAGCCGACAGCGCCTACAATCAGGGCAACGCCCTCGTCATGCTCGGACAATATGAGGAGGCCGTGAAACGCTACGATCGGGCGCTCGCCCTTCACCCCGGCTGGACGGATGCCGTCACCAATCGCGAGATTGCCCGCATCCGCGGCGAACGCAAGAAAGCCGAAGGCGGTGTCAACGACGACACCGAATCCAAGCCCGACGAGATCGTCTTTGATAAAACGAAGAAGGGCGGCGAGGACACGACGCTGCAAGAGCCAGGCCAGCCCATGTCCGACGAGGCCGTGCGCGCGCTTTGGCTGAAGCAGGTCCAGACCAGGCCCGCGGACTTCCTGCGTGTCAAATTCTCCTATCAACTTCAGTCAGCAGCCGAGCGGAACAGTCCATGA
- a CDS encoding VWA domain-containing protein, which yields MIEALSAFHFERPLWLFALPVALILVLIEHRIADSASRWRPIIDAELLRYLLVDNRATSRITPNAILLLGWTLAAIAVAGPAWQREPSPFADAQPPVVAVLKVTHSMMTEDLAPTRLDRARQKLSDLLALRESAATGLIAYAGSSHLVLPPTADNKVVLDLAKALEPAVMPKEGDDLADAVALAQRVLTGNGHGGSILIMADTVAGEQLSRLGDADGSKITILSLLPPNLDAVSILDAARALGATVVATTPDQADVTALARRLDRIGRISDAAGEGQHWQEAGYWLTPILALLVLLWFRRGWVLT from the coding sequence ATGATCGAGGCTCTGTCCGCCTTTCATTTCGAGCGCCCGCTCTGGCTGTTCGCCCTCCCTGTAGCCCTCATCCTGGTGCTGATCGAGCATCGGATCGCCGATAGCGCCAGCCGCTGGCGACCGATCATCGATGCGGAGCTGCTGCGATATCTCCTGGTCGACAACCGCGCGACGTCCCGTATCACGCCCAACGCCATATTGTTGCTCGGCTGGACACTTGCCGCCATCGCGGTTGCAGGTCCGGCCTGGCAGCGCGAACCTTCGCCCTTCGCCGACGCTCAGCCGCCGGTCGTCGCTGTTCTCAAAGTCACGCACTCGATGATGACCGAAGACCTCGCGCCGACGCGGCTCGACCGGGCGCGCCAGAAACTCTCCGATCTCCTTGCCCTGCGCGAGAGCGCCGCCACCGGTCTCATCGCCTACGCGGGCTCCTCGCATCTCGTGCTCCCGCCCACCGCAGACAACAAAGTCGTGCTCGATCTCGCGAAAGCTTTGGAACCCGCCGTTATGCCGAAAGAAGGCGACGATCTCGCCGACGCCGTCGCTTTGGCGCAGCGGGTTCTCACCGGCAACGGCCACGGCGGCTCGATCCTGATCATGGCCGACACGGTCGCCGGAGAGCAGCTCTCACGGCTCGGCGATGCCGACGGCAGCAAGATCACGATCCTGTCCCTGTTACCGCCCAATCTCGACGCCGTCAGCATCCTGGATGCGGCCCGCGCGCTGGGAGCGACCGTCGTCGCGACCACACCGGACCAAGCCGATGTCACCGCCCTCGCTCGCCGTCTCGATCGTATCGGCCGCATTTCGGATGCCGCGGGCGAAGGTCAACACTGGCAGGAAGCAGGCTACTGGCTCACGCCCATTCTCGCGCTGCTCGTTTTGCTCTGGTTCCGCCGTGGCTGGGTGCTGACATGA
- a CDS encoding VWA domain-containing protein — MLTFAYPWLALLAPLPFAVWLLLPAHTSNRTGLRVPFFDRLVRLSGQQPHRGSVVTPRRPLPLIVLVVCWLLTLGALARPQWIEPPLHQDRPTRDLLLLVDLSGSMDTKDFIDTSGQTVDRLTAVKQVLDDFLSRRKGDRVGVVVFGDAPFVLVPFTTDLELCRALLRDTVVGMAGPRTAFGDAIGLGIGLFDKSTVKAKTIIALTDGNDTTSKVPPVEAAAVAKDRGIVIHTVAVGDPTAAGEDKLDEAALKQVASKTGGGFFRALDRNQLAGIYQRLDQIETRRIDTVSFRPKRDVYWMPLAAALVLSLLTQALRLLRGHRRTRPQADEAATATGAS; from the coding sequence ATGCTCACCTTCGCCTATCCATGGCTCGCCCTCCTCGCACCATTGCCCTTCGCGGTTTGGCTGCTTCTGCCGGCCCACACCAGCAACCGGACCGGACTACGCGTGCCCTTCTTCGATCGGCTCGTCAGATTGAGCGGTCAGCAGCCGCATCGCGGCAGCGTCGTGACGCCACGCCGCCCCCTCCCCCTGATCGTGCTTGTCGTCTGCTGGTTGCTAACATTAGGCGCTTTGGCGCGACCGCAATGGATTGAACCACCGCTGCACCAGGACCGCCCGACGCGTGACTTGCTTCTGCTCGTCGATTTGTCCGGATCGATGGACACCAAGGACTTCATCGATACGTCCGGCCAGACGGTCGACCGCTTGACCGCGGTCAAACAAGTGCTTGATGATTTCCTCTCACGGCGCAAGGGCGACCGCGTCGGCGTCGTCGTCTTCGGCGATGCGCCTTTCGTGCTCGTGCCGTTCACGACGGATCTCGAACTCTGCCGCGCCTTACTGCGCGACACGGTGGTGGGCATGGCCGGGCCACGCACCGCCTTCGGCGATGCCATCGGCCTCGGCATCGGGCTCTTCGACAAGAGCACGGTCAAAGCCAAGACCATCATCGCGCTCACCGACGGCAACGACACCACGAGCAAGGTGCCGCCCGTGGAGGCAGCCGCCGTGGCGAAGGACCGAGGCATCGTCATCCACACCGTCGCCGTCGGCGATCCCACCGCTGCGGGCGAAGACAAGCTCGACGAAGCGGCGCTCAAACAGGTCGCGAGCAAGACGGGGGGCGGCTTCTTCCGCGCCCTCGATCGCAACCAGCTCGCTGGAATCTATCAGCGCCTCGACCAGATCGAGACGCGCCGGATCGACACAGTGAGCTTCCGCCCGAAGCGTGACGTCTACTGGATGCCCCTGGCCGCAGCTCTCGTCCTGTCGCTGCTGACGCAGGCATTACGTCTGCTGCGCGGCCACCGACGGACGCGCCCGCAAGCCGACGAGGCCGCAACCGCGACGGGGGCATCATGA
- a CDS encoding DUF4381 domain-containing protein produces the protein MSDDPGSLANLRDLALPPEVSFWPPAPGLWIVTAACGALLAIMLWRMVQRYRATAYRRAAIAELNAIAAGIGRGDPAIVERISAILKRVAMVDYGREQVAFLSGLAWADFIKAKASFEAQTLHALLSGVYRSGPPPDAFELHKFIGDATRWIRSRRKPLSAET, from the coding sequence ATGAGCGACGATCCGGGAAGCCTTGCCAATCTGCGCGACTTGGCACTCCCGCCAGAGGTTTCGTTCTGGCCACCGGCGCCCGGCCTGTGGATTGTCACTGCGGCCTGCGGCGCCCTGCTCGCCATCATGCTGTGGCGCATGGTTCAAAGATATCGGGCCACCGCCTATCGCCGGGCGGCCATCGCCGAACTGAACGCGATCGCTGCCGGAATAGGGCGCGGCGATCCTGCTATAGTCGAGCGTATTTCGGCCATCCTGAAACGTGTCGCCATGGTCGACTATGGCCGGGAACAGGTGGCGTTTCTCAGCGGCTTGGCCTGGGCGGATTTCATCAAAGCGAAAGCAAGCTTCGAGGCGCAGACGCTCCACGCGCTGTTGAGCGGGGTCTATCGTTCCGGCCCCCCACCCGACGCGTTCGAACTCCACAAATTCATCGGCGATGCCACACGCTGGATTCGCAGCAGACGCAAGCCTCTCAGTGCGGAGACTTGA